A portion of the Corynebacterium jeikeium genome contains these proteins:
- a CDS encoding asparaginase, whose translation MVDMSTQDHSPASSASSSTASPRRIVVITTGGTIACTTDRSGALTPTISGTELVAAVAQRYPEGMLELEVRELGMLDSSNLAFTDVDRILATIHEVLDDDSVDGVVVTHGTDTMEETAMAADIFHADSRPVVFTGAQLPYDHPETDGPGNLFEAVTIASDASAQGIGVLIVFGHAVLPVRGATKWHTTDPLAFATNAPEEPVRPDPLPLAALAGSKVEIIPAYLGADGSLLDSAVAAGARGIVVEGLGSGNVSDEFAAAIDRAIAADVTVVMATRVPRGDVHGAYGGAGGGATLARHGVISAGCVHAPQARIILAAALAANVHPQTLF comes from the coding sequence ATGGTGGACATGTCGACTCAGGATCATTCCCCGGCTAGCTCGGCCTCGTCTAGCACGGCCTCCCCTCGCCGAATCGTTGTCATCACCACCGGCGGCACCATCGCCTGCACCACAGATCGCAGCGGTGCGCTAACCCCGACCATCTCGGGCACGGAGCTCGTCGCAGCGGTCGCGCAGCGTTATCCAGAGGGCATGTTAGAGCTGGAGGTTCGTGAGCTCGGGATGCTGGACTCGTCGAATCTCGCGTTCACCGACGTTGACCGTATTCTCGCCACTATTCACGAAGTGCTTGACGACGACTCCGTGGACGGTGTCGTCGTAACTCATGGCACGGACACGATGGAGGAAACGGCCATGGCTGCCGATATTTTCCATGCTGACTCGCGTCCGGTTGTCTTTACTGGTGCACAACTTCCCTATGATCATCCGGAAACCGACGGACCGGGGAACCTCTTTGAGGCCGTGACCATTGCTTCCGATGCCTCTGCGCAGGGAATTGGCGTTCTTATTGTCTTTGGCCACGCAGTCTTGCCGGTACGAGGTGCGACGAAGTGGCACACAACCGATCCTTTGGCTTTTGCCACTAATGCACCGGAGGAGCCGGTTCGTCCAGATCCGCTGCCTCTGGCGGCTTTGGCGGGCTCGAAGGTAGAGATTATCCCCGCCTACTTGGGTGCAGATGGATCACTGCTGGATTCGGCAGTCGCCGCCGGTGCACGCGGCATTGTCGTAGAGGGCCTGGGGTCGGGCAATGTCTCCGATGAGTTTGCCGCTGCCATTGACCGGGCCATTGCGGCTGATGTGACCGTCGTGATGGCAACGCGCGTTCCGCGCGGTGATGTCCACGGCGCCTACGGCGGTGCCGGTGGCGGTGCGACGCTGGCTCGGCACGGTGTGATTAGCGCTGGTTGCGTGCATGCACCGCAGGCGCGCATCATTCTCGCCGCCGCGCTGGCTGCGAATGTGCATCCGCAGACGCTGTTCTAA
- a CDS encoding sugar O-acetyltransferase, whose translation MTTASRIAELEAARRASLRNTDRDPNPSTTLPDDGLDNRQRMLNGQWYIADHPESQALNVRIGQVAAEFEVAFREDQQAAQQVLAPALGSFGESSTVRPPIYLDYGDNIHIGDNVFINFGLTALDVVKVTICDYAQLGPNVQLLPPVHPLGAEARAAYLESGDEIIIGRNAWIGGGAIILGGVHVGDNSVVAAGAVVTKDVPAGVVVAGNPAKIIRIIEA comes from the coding sequence ATGACTACCGCATCCCGCATTGCAGAGCTCGAGGCAGCTCGCCGCGCCTCGTTGCGCAACACCGATCGAGATCCGAATCCGTCGACCACACTTCCCGACGACGGTCTGGATAACCGCCAGCGCATGCTGAACGGTCAGTGGTATATCGCCGATCATCCGGAATCACAGGCTCTGAACGTGCGAATTGGCCAGGTGGCCGCTGAATTTGAGGTCGCATTCCGCGAAGACCAGCAGGCAGCACAGCAAGTGCTAGCACCGGCACTGGGGTCTTTCGGAGAGAGCAGCACCGTTCGCCCGCCGATCTACCTGGACTACGGCGATAACATCCACATCGGCGACAACGTTTTCATCAACTTTGGGCTCACCGCACTTGACGTGGTGAAGGTGACAATCTGCGACTATGCGCAGCTCGGGCCCAACGTACAGCTGCTTCCACCAGTACACCCACTGGGAGCTGAGGCCCGCGCCGCTTATCTAGAGTCTGGAGATGAAATCATCATCGGACGCAATGCCTGGATCGGTGGCGGAGCCATCATCCTGGGCGGTGTTCACGTCGGCGACAATTCTGTGGTCGCCGCGGGTGCCGTGGTGACTAAGGACGTTCCCGCGGGCGTAGTCGTGGCTGGAAACCCGGCGAAAATCATCCGCATCATCGAGGCGTGA